A region from the Sandaracinus amylolyticus genome encodes:
- a CDS encoding cation:proton antiporter has translation MALFENALWLLAIALVLLQIARRARVPYPTMLALAGALVGALPWAPEMTMDPHLALAVFVAPALMDAAYDTPPRELRRHWVPLIALAVLAVLVTTAAVAWAGWAIAGLPIAAAIALGAIVAPPDAAAASAVLQRFELPRRTRSILEGESLLNDAVALLVYSAAVSAATASDAPSAASFVRLVLAGPGGVVLGLAMGKLYLATAPRMAGTLAATVLELVTTFGTWVVADRLRLSPILAIVAFAAIVASHAPARQAARDRVHSYSVWQATVFVLNVVAFSLMGLQARTIVARLGSDALAGALGFAGIVLVVTVIARIAWVAASGAFAAAFLGHRAQLEQPSVREGAVIAWCGMRGLVTLATAFALPADFPHRDLVVLSAFAVVIGTLVVQGLTMTPLLALLRIGRDHSLEDEVSSGRRLLIDAAMDRLACIEGEVAAAVRSEYEAIRTIARDRAHTEHDRVRMMVIARQREVLARLRRDDRIADDAFHRLEEELDWSELSAARHAHDELAQA, from the coding sequence ATGGCGCTCTTCGAGAACGCGCTCTGGTTGCTCGCGATCGCGCTCGTGCTGCTGCAGATCGCGCGGCGCGCGCGGGTCCCGTACCCCACGATGCTCGCCCTCGCGGGCGCGCTCGTCGGGGCGCTCCCGTGGGCGCCGGAGATGACGATGGACCCGCACCTCGCGCTCGCGGTCTTCGTCGCTCCCGCGCTCATGGATGCGGCGTACGACACGCCGCCGCGCGAGCTCCGCCGGCACTGGGTGCCGCTGATCGCGCTCGCCGTCCTCGCGGTGCTCGTGACCACGGCGGCGGTCGCGTGGGCGGGATGGGCGATCGCAGGACTTCCGATCGCCGCGGCGATCGCGCTCGGCGCGATCGTCGCGCCGCCCGACGCGGCCGCGGCGTCCGCGGTGCTGCAGCGCTTCGAGCTCCCGCGGCGCACGCGCTCGATCCTCGAGGGCGAGAGCCTCCTCAACGACGCCGTCGCGCTGCTCGTCTACAGCGCCGCGGTCTCGGCGGCGACTGCGAGCGACGCACCGAGCGCCGCGAGCTTCGTGAGGCTCGTGCTCGCGGGACCGGGCGGCGTGGTGCTCGGCCTCGCGATGGGCAAGCTCTATCTCGCGACCGCGCCGCGGATGGCAGGCACGCTCGCGGCGACGGTGCTCGAGCTGGTCACGACGTTCGGCACCTGGGTCGTCGCCGATCGGCTTCGGCTCTCGCCGATCCTCGCGATCGTCGCGTTCGCGGCGATCGTCGCGAGCCACGCACCCGCGCGCCAGGCGGCGCGAGATCGCGTGCACTCCTACTCGGTGTGGCAGGCGACCGTGTTCGTGCTCAACGTCGTCGCCTTCTCGCTCATGGGGCTGCAGGCCAGGACCATCGTCGCGAGGCTCGGCTCGGACGCGCTCGCGGGGGCGCTGGGCTTCGCGGGGATCGTGCTGGTGGTCACCGTGATCGCGCGCATCGCCTGGGTCGCGGCGTCGGGCGCCTTCGCGGCCGCGTTCCTCGGGCACCGTGCGCAGCTCGAGCAGCCGAGCGTGCGCGAGGGCGCGGTCATCGCGTGGTGCGGCATGCGCGGTCTCGTGACGCTCGCCACCGCGTTCGCGCTGCCGGCGGACTTCCCCCACCGCGACCTCGTCGTGCTCAGCGCATTCGCGGTGGTGATCGGGACGCTCGTCGTGCAGGGGCTCACGATGACGCCGCTGCTCGCGCTCTTGCGGATCGGACGCGATCACTCGCTGGAGGACGAAGTGTCGAGCGGCCGGAGGCTGCTGATCGATGCCGCGATGGACCGCCTCGCGTGCATCGAAGGCGAGGTCGCCGCCGCGGTGCGCTCCGAGTACGAGGCGATCCGCACGATCGCGCGGGATCGTGCGCACACCGAGCACGATCGCGTGCGGATGATGGTGATCGCGAGGCAGCGCGAGGTCCTCGCGAGGCTGCGCCGCGACGATCGGATCGCCGACGACGCGTTCCACCGTCTCGAGGAGGAGCTCGACTGGTCCGAGCTCAGCGCCGCGCGGCACGCTCACGACGAGCTCGCGCAGGCGTGA
- a CDS encoding LysR family transcriptional regulator has protein sequence MKTEIAGLLSFVAVVEEGSFRRAAERLGVTSSAVSQSVARIEEHLGVQLLHRTTRSVVPTEAGEQLQRTLGPLFAEIRSTLDAAGALRGRPAGTLRLTVSSIAESFLSESTLQGFLARYPEIRLELSIDDRDVDIVSEGFDAGVRLGEVIDEDMVAVSVSRRQRQIVVGAPCYLERHGVPQHPRDLHRHSCIGWRRFDLPAAYRWELVDRGKDIAVPVKSRVETNDMGVMIRLARAGVGLTIGMEETFAPYVARGELVPVLEAFAPSFPGFFLYYPRRARLSPKLQALLDYVREQRRPAAPQPAKRRKTRR, from the coding sequence ATGAAGACGGAGATCGCGGGGCTGCTCTCGTTCGTGGCCGTCGTCGAAGAGGGCAGCTTCCGTCGCGCCGCGGAGCGGCTCGGTGTGACGAGCTCCGCCGTGAGCCAGTCCGTCGCGCGGATCGAGGAGCACCTCGGCGTGCAGCTCCTCCACCGCACGACGCGCAGCGTGGTGCCGACCGAAGCGGGCGAGCAGCTCCAGCGCACGCTCGGACCGCTCTTCGCCGAGATCCGCAGCACGCTCGACGCCGCCGGCGCGCTGCGCGGGCGGCCCGCGGGGACGCTGCGGCTGACGGTGTCGTCGATCGCCGAGAGCTTCCTGAGCGAGTCGACGCTCCAGGGCTTCCTCGCGAGGTATCCCGAGATCCGGCTCGAGCTGTCGATCGACGATCGCGACGTCGACATCGTGAGCGAGGGCTTCGACGCGGGCGTGCGGCTCGGCGAGGTGATCGACGAGGACATGGTCGCGGTGAGCGTCTCGCGCCGCCAGCGCCAGATCGTGGTCGGCGCGCCGTGCTACCTCGAGCGACACGGCGTGCCGCAGCACCCGCGCGATCTGCACCGGCACAGCTGCATCGGATGGCGTCGCTTCGACCTGCCCGCGGCGTATCGATGGGAGCTCGTCGACCGCGGCAAGGACATCGCGGTCCCCGTGAAGAGCCGCGTCGAGACCAACGACATGGGCGTGATGATCCGGCTCGCGCGCGCCGGCGTCGGGCTGACGATCGGGATGGAGGAGACGTTCGCGCCGTACGTCGCTCGAGGAGAGCTCGTGCCGGTGCTCGAGGCGTTCGCTCCGTCGTTCCCCGGCTTCTTCCTCTACTACCCGCGCCGCGCACGGCTCTCACCGAAGCTCCAGGCGCTCCTCGACTACGTGCGCGAGCAACGGCGGCCCGCCGCGCCGCAGCCCGCGAAGCGGCGGAAGACCCGCCGTTGA
- a CDS encoding Atu4866 domain-containing protein: MTKHAPSDSTARADESRYVGTWVTRDGYVRHELLPGGRYVEARGSRKSAYRGRYTITGDHIDYVDDTGFTADGDFRDDVLHHAGMILHRER; encoded by the coding sequence ATGACGAAGCACGCACCGAGCGACTCCACCGCTCGCGCCGACGAGAGCCGCTACGTCGGCACGTGGGTCACGCGCGACGGCTACGTTCGCCACGAGCTCTTGCCCGGCGGCCGCTACGTCGAGGCGCGCGGCTCGAGGAAGAGCGCCTACCGAGGCCGCTACACCATCACCGGCGATCACATCGACTACGTGGACGACACCGGCTTCACCGCCGACGGTGACTTCCGCGACGACGTGCTCCACCACGCCGGGATGATCCTGCACCGCGAGCGCTGA
- a CDS encoding M23 family metallopeptidase yields MQRALAIVCVVALSGCVASMDEDLDPASSLGEEEWTDEGPPPGEEAESEVPPEGDDDLGTISSALTGAPRFQLPFPCGQVWAGQTRTNHSPLASVDFNRANDIGDAVVAAAGGTVTRVANEGNRSYGRWIEIDHGNGYRTRYAHLHTQGVSVGQRVAQGQRIGTVGDTGGSSGPHLHYELRRNGVAIRPVFDGRTALFYGTRNYTSQNACGGGGGGGGGSTGGVTGRVNTSGAALTVRAGASSSTRAVGSVADGATVRIQCQVRGQSITGTYGTSTLWDYIGTGYVADAYISTGSDGQVAPTCR; encoded by the coding sequence ATGCAACGTGCTCTCGCGATCGTGTGTGTGGTGGCGCTCTCGGGCTGTGTCGCGTCGATGGACGAGGATCTCGATCCCGCATCGAGCCTCGGCGAAGAGGAGTGGACCGACGAGGGCCCGCCGCCCGGTGAAGAAGCGGAGTCCGAGGTGCCGCCCGAGGGCGACGACGACCTCGGCACGATCTCGTCCGCGCTGACCGGGGCGCCGCGCTTCCAGCTGCCGTTCCCGTGCGGCCAGGTCTGGGCGGGACAGACGCGCACCAACCACAGCCCGCTCGCGTCGGTCGACTTCAACCGCGCGAACGACATCGGCGACGCGGTCGTCGCGGCGGCGGGAGGCACGGTCACGCGCGTCGCGAACGAGGGCAACCGCAGCTACGGCCGGTGGATCGAGATCGATCACGGCAACGGCTACCGCACGCGCTACGCGCACCTGCACACGCAGGGCGTGTCGGTCGGGCAGCGCGTCGCGCAGGGCCAGCGCATCGGCACGGTGGGCGACACCGGCGGCTCGTCGGGCCCGCACCTGCACTACGAGCTGCGCCGCAACGGCGTCGCGATCCGCCCGGTGTTCGACGGGCGCACCGCGCTCTTCTACGGGACGCGCAACTACACGAGCCAGAACGCGTGCGGCGGCGGCGGCGGTGGTGGTGGTGGGTCGACGGGCGGCGTGACGGGCCGCGTGAACACGAGCGGCGCGGCGCTGACGGTGCGCGCGGGCGCGAGCTCGTCGACGCGCGCGGTGGGATCGGTCGCGGACGGCGCGACGGTGCGCATCCAGTGTCAGGTGCGCGGCCAGTCGATCACCGGCACGTACGGCACCTCGACGCTGTGGGACTACATCGGCACGGGCTACGTCGCCGACGCGTACATCTCGACGGGCTCGGACGGACAGGTCGCGCCGACCTGCCGGTGA
- a CDS encoding SDR family oxidoreductase has product MDIAGKVVAITGASSGIGEASARWLAREGAHVVVGARRTDRLEALVQQIREAGGEASARRLDVTSRDDVRAFVELAVERYGRLDVLVNNAGLMPLSPMERLLVDEWERMIDVNLKGVLYGIAAALPVFRAQGGGQIVNVSSIADRRIVPTAAVYSGTKYAVRAISEGLRQEIGGAIRVTLVSPGATESELASTISDPELKRRVVDEYRSDLLPAEAIARAIGFAIGQPRDVDVNEIVVRPTAQAY; this is encoded by the coding sequence ATGGACATCGCAGGAAAGGTCGTGGCGATCACCGGGGCATCGAGCGGCATCGGCGAGGCGAGCGCGCGCTGGCTCGCTCGCGAGGGCGCGCACGTCGTGGTGGGCGCGCGGCGCACGGACCGTCTCGAGGCGCTGGTGCAGCAGATCCGCGAGGCAGGTGGCGAGGCGAGCGCTCGCCGCCTCGACGTGACCTCGCGCGACGACGTGCGCGCGTTCGTGGAGCTCGCGGTGGAGCGCTACGGACGGCTCGACGTCCTGGTCAACAACGCGGGACTGATGCCGCTGTCGCCGATGGAGCGCCTCCTCGTCGACGAGTGGGAGCGCATGATCGACGTGAACCTGAAGGGCGTCCTCTACGGGATCGCCGCCGCGCTGCCGGTGTTCCGCGCCCAGGGCGGCGGTCAGATCGTGAACGTCTCGTCGATCGCCGACCGGCGCATCGTGCCGACCGCGGCGGTGTACTCCGGGACGAAGTACGCGGTGCGCGCGATCTCCGAGGGGCTTCGACAAGAGATCGGCGGTGCGATCCGGGTCACGCTGGTCTCGCCCGGCGCGACGGAGTCCGAGCTCGCGAGCACGATCTCCGATCCCGAGCTGAAGCGTCGCGTGGTCGACGAGTACCGGAGCGACCTCCTGCCCGCCGAGGCGATCGCGCGCGCGATCGGGTTCGCGATCGGGCAGCCGCGCGACGTCGACGTCAACGAGATCGTCGTGCGCCCGACCGCGCAGGCGTACTGA
- a CDS encoding AgmX/PglI C-terminal domain-containing protein, giving the protein MRTLRLSLALILLVGCGEHHDPAPTVALVSVVRGTTTLERGDARETVDHPARVEQGATVRTADDGRAALTLDSGAWVLLDRATAGAAQLASLTLAQGRVWVDASSAEETTIETAHGRFASSGAAFAVELADGETRVYCGSGEVTYATPHGEGRIAQGETLRASASAADLAPEAMWDDWTGGLADPAHGRLRVVERVGVLAGRTPYELGRARTPLPIRGHEVSADIRGDLAVTEVVQTFFNARSEALEGEWSMRLPEGAIVQGFAVDTGGGFVDAVVGTIPVSPGYQLGWQTRETPGSKLSWDGPERLRARIFPVPPGGTVRVRVRYTEWLDRAGERRTYVYPMRAEGEAPLLGEFVLSVDTRHANAGALRAGMGAAEEDGRVTLRRSDFRPRADFYLDLYDGERAERGSGAIAYRVGGLQTQPAAEGEDDYVLFDVPTAALASEREETPPGPSIVLLLDVSGATDPEDLEIARGVVEAVLRQLAPGDRVAIRVADVRARVPEGAPEGLVIASDETREQILESLARVDLGGATDLGASLRDAAALVAGEARGAVIYLGDAMPTTGALDATAIRAQLATLDAPPRFFGLAIGDGANVDLLRALFGEQASAVRDRESAARAVMAVLADASRATLRGITVELGEGVERVYPRGPISIRRGEHLRLVGRLVDALPTSITIRGQVDGVDFEREVPVTTGSVEDEGDVRRRWASARLRELLDADAGREALVDLGVRFGLVTPWTSMGVGVTENAILALIDGFDHDPLGVAWGLGGGGANVPVTGLTSDELGWRRRMRRDDPSRDASAPEATWSSRVSSTPPEPVRGESGDGGLGRASAARALVVGERGPRQCYERRSLVRPDLTGDVTVRVAIEGDGSVRSAEIASTGLGDRDVEQCVIAEVRGIRFPAHGGAQVSVDHTFVFRVPERELGTRRQCSDASQQALEMRRALWRERLSGAYGVSGALSVWRDARAQCELGNWRARRTLLDMMLEHVGGVAAEVELYRALAGDGAAASYLRRAILRHVRTVQDVYDVRWGLGLDAGVEWAIFSRLWWTNADPAARLALVRRWLEVAPDEMDLRLRLLSLLEQTGAIPEARRVARELRADPLADARVRTAVGEFWLRQENETEARRVFSEIVEHAPLDPWARRRLGDLYRAHGWADDAYREYGTLARLRPGEGDVLLLLARAAADGQRTDEALRLEQRLGEATEPGVDEGAASHARLWTMVRLARLELAAADDEAMRAAIRRRWREAGVMRDPPDVLVALTWSHPDDAPELAVHWPGIEDASAFEAATLGGTEHGVRAIRIGEREPGDHVFEVRREDRDAIRDTTAELTIIVRPGTSEQRIVVQPVTLTRERRVVRYRLNEANQLDEVATPTASATGGAG; this is encoded by the coding sequence ATGCGCACGCTTCGTCTCTCGCTCGCGCTGATCCTGCTCGTCGGGTGCGGCGAGCATCACGACCCCGCGCCGACCGTCGCGTTGGTCTCGGTGGTCCGCGGCACGACGACGCTCGAGCGCGGCGACGCGCGCGAGACCGTCGATCATCCGGCGCGCGTCGAGCAGGGCGCGACGGTGCGCACCGCCGACGATGGCCGCGCGGCGCTCACGCTCGACTCCGGCGCGTGGGTGCTCCTCGATCGCGCGACGGCGGGCGCGGCGCAGCTCGCGTCGCTCACGCTCGCGCAGGGGCGCGTGTGGGTCGACGCGTCGAGCGCGGAGGAGACGACGATCGAGACCGCGCACGGTCGCTTCGCGAGCAGCGGCGCGGCGTTCGCGGTCGAGCTCGCGGACGGCGAGACGCGCGTCTACTGCGGCTCGGGCGAGGTCACCTACGCGACGCCTCACGGGGAAGGGCGCATCGCGCAGGGCGAGACGCTACGCGCGAGCGCGAGCGCGGCGGACCTCGCGCCCGAGGCGATGTGGGACGACTGGACCGGCGGGCTCGCGGATCCCGCGCACGGTCGGCTGCGCGTGGTCGAGCGTGTCGGCGTGCTCGCGGGTCGCACGCCCTACGAGCTCGGCCGCGCGCGCACGCCGCTGCCGATCCGCGGTCACGAGGTGAGCGCCGACATCCGCGGCGATCTCGCGGTGACCGAGGTGGTGCAGACGTTCTTCAACGCGCGCTCCGAGGCGCTCGAGGGCGAGTGGAGCATGCGCCTGCCCGAAGGCGCGATCGTGCAGGGCTTCGCGGTGGACACCGGCGGCGGCTTCGTCGACGCGGTGGTCGGCACGATCCCGGTGAGCCCCGGCTATCAGCTCGGGTGGCAGACGCGCGAGACGCCGGGCAGCAAGCTCTCGTGGGACGGCCCCGAGCGCCTGCGCGCGCGCATCTTTCCGGTGCCGCCGGGCGGCACGGTGCGGGTGCGCGTTCGTTATACCGAGTGGCTCGACCGCGCCGGCGAGCGACGCACCTACGTCTATCCGATGCGCGCCGAGGGCGAGGCGCCGCTGCTCGGCGAGTTCGTGCTGAGCGTCGACACGCGCCACGCGAACGCCGGCGCGCTGCGCGCCGGGATGGGCGCGGCGGAAGAAGACGGCCGCGTCACTCTGCGTCGCAGCGACTTCCGACCGCGCGCCGACTTCTATCTCGACCTCTACGACGGCGAGCGCGCCGAGCGCGGGAGCGGCGCGATCGCGTATCGCGTGGGCGGGCTGCAGACCCAGCCGGCGGCGGAGGGCGAGGACGACTACGTGCTCTTCGACGTGCCGACCGCGGCGCTCGCGTCGGAGCGCGAGGAGACGCCGCCCGGGCCCTCGATCGTGCTGCTGCTCGACGTCTCGGGCGCGACGGATCCCGAGGATCTCGAGATCGCGCGCGGCGTCGTCGAAGCGGTGCTGCGCCAGCTCGCGCCCGGCGATCGCGTCGCGATCCGCGTCGCCGACGTGCGCGCGCGCGTGCCCGAGGGCGCGCCCGAAGGTCTCGTCATCGCGAGCGACGAGACGCGCGAGCAGATCCTCGAGTCCCTGGCGCGCGTCGACCTCGGCGGCGCGACCGATCTCGGCGCGAGCCTCCGCGATGCCGCGGCGCTGGTCGCCGGTGAAGCGCGCGGCGCGGTGATCTACCTCGGCGACGCGATGCCCACGACGGGCGCGCTCGACGCGACCGCCATCCGCGCGCAGCTCGCGACGCTCGACGCGCCGCCGCGCTTCTTCGGGCTCGCGATCGGCGACGGCGCGAACGTCGATCTGCTGCGCGCGCTCTTCGGCGAGCAGGCGAGCGCGGTGCGCGATCGCGAGAGCGCGGCGCGCGCCGTGATGGCGGTGCTCGCCGACGCGTCGCGCGCGACGCTGCGCGGGATCACGGTCGAGCTCGGCGAGGGCGTGGAGCGCGTGTACCCGCGTGGCCCGATCTCGATCCGACGCGGCGAGCACCTGCGCCTCGTGGGCCGGCTCGTCGACGCGCTCCCGACGTCGATCACGATCCGCGGTCAGGTCGACGGCGTCGACTTCGAGCGCGAGGTGCCGGTCACGACCGGCAGCGTCGAGGACGAAGGCGACGTGCGACGTCGCTGGGCGAGCGCGCGCCTGCGCGAGCTGCTCGATGCCGACGCGGGCCGGGAGGCGCTGGTCGATCTCGGCGTGCGCTTCGGGCTCGTCACGCCGTGGACCTCGATGGGCGTCGGAGTCACCGAGAACGCGATCCTCGCGCTGATCGACGGCTTCGATCACGACCCGCTCGGCGTCGCGTGGGGCCTCGGCGGCGGCGGCGCGAACGTGCCGGTCACCGGGCTCACGTCGGACGAGCTCGGCTGGCGCCGTCGCATGCGGCGCGACGATCCGAGCCGCGACGCGTCGGCGCCCGAAGCGACGTGGTCGTCGCGCGTGAGCAGCACGCCGCCCGAGCCGGTTCGCGGTGAGAGCGGCGACGGTGGGCTCGGTCGTGCATCGGCCGCGCGCGCGCTGGTCGTCGGCGAGCGCGGGCCGCGGCAGTGCTACGAGCGTCGCTCGCTGGTGCGCCCCGATCTCACCGGCGACGTCACGGTGCGGGTCGCGATCGAGGGCGACGGCAGCGTGCGCAGCGCGGAGATCGCGAGCACCGGGCTCGGTGATCGCGACGTCGAGCAGTGCGTGATCGCGGAGGTGCGCGGGATTCGCTTCCCCGCGCACGGCGGCGCGCAGGTCTCGGTCGATCACACGTTCGTGTTCCGCGTGCCGGAGCGCGAGCTCGGGACGCGACGGCAGTGCAGCGATGCGTCGCAGCAGGCGCTCGAGATGCGTCGCGCGTTGTGGCGCGAGCGCCTGTCGGGCGCGTACGGCGTGAGCGGCGCGCTCTCGGTGTGGCGCGATGCGCGCGCGCAGTGCGAGCTCGGCAACTGGCGGGCGCGGCGCACGCTGCTCGACATGATGCTCGAGCACGTCGGTGGCGTCGCCGCCGAGGTCGAGCTCTATCGCGCGCTCGCGGGCGACGGCGCGGCGGCGAGCTACCTGCGGCGCGCCATCCTCCGTCACGTGCGCACCGTGCAGGACGTCTACGACGTGCGCTGGGGCCTCGGGCTCGACGCGGGCGTCGAGTGGGCGATCTTCTCGCGCCTCTGGTGGACGAACGCCGATCCCGCGGCGCGCCTCGCGCTGGTGCGGCGCTGGCTCGAGGTCGCGCCCGACGAGATGGATCTGCGCCTGCGTCTGCTCTCGCTGCTCGAGCAGACGGGCGCGATCCCCGAGGCGCGTCGCGTCGCGCGCGAGCTGCGCGCCGATCCGCTCGCCGACGCGCGGGTGCGCACCGCGGTGGGCGAGTTCTGGCTGCGTCAGGAGAACGAGACCGAGGCGCGCCGCGTGTTCAGCGAGATCGTCGAGCACGCGCCGCTCGATCCCTGGGCGCGTCGCCGGCTCGGCGATCTCTATCGCGCGCACGGCTGGGCGGACGACGCCTACCGCGAGTACGGCACGCTCGCGCGGCTGCGCCCGGGCGAGGGCGACGTGCTGCTCCTGCTCGCGCGCGCGGCGGCGGACGGGCAGCGCACCGACGAAGCGCTGCGCCTCGAGCAGCGGCTCGGCGAGGCGACCGAGCCCGGCGTCGACGAGGGCGCGGCCTCGCACGCGCGTCTGTGGACGATGGTGCGCCTCGCGCGGCTCGAGCTCGCGGCGGCCGACGACGAGGCGATGCGCGCGGCGATCCGACGAAGGTGGCGCGAGGCGGGGGTGATGCGCGATCCGCCGGACGTGCTGGTCGCGCTCACGTGGTCCCATCCCGACGACGCGCCGGAGCTCGCGGTGCACTGGCCCGGCATCGAGGACGCGAGCGCGTTCGAGGCGGCGACGCTCGGCGGCACCGAGCACGGCGTGCGCGCGATCCGCATCGGCGAGCGCGAGCCGGGCGATCACGTCTTCGAGGTGCGCCGCGAGGATCGCGACGCGATCCGCGACACCACCGCGGAGCTGACGATCATCGTGCGCCCGGGCACGAGCGAGCAGCGCATCGTGGTGCAGCCCGTGACCCTCACGAGAGAGCGCCGCGTCGTGCGCTATCGCCTGAACGAGGCGAACCAGCTCGACGAGGTCGCGACGCCGACCGCGAGCGCGACGGGCGGCGCAGGCTGA
- a CDS encoding tetratricopeptide repeat protein, with product MRAATIAAVTIRSWALVAMVLSLAPPLAATAPVASAQRRERAPIPAMVRGLRNAAGYAGVERDRIAAELSAAMRAIDATSASDGCKAIARRRVEAIAAAVTESPDRAASRAWEAARRAVASAGECRASDEAPSEALIALEVAVWLGVVSNGASAEVMVQDPGPRALFVRGAALLASSQWELARARFEAGRAVVGDADPVLSADLVRGVGEAHLGAMRDAEGVRAIEDAASRATSAADAGWRALVDAQVALGIAHAHARRFADALAAYDRALSVAQSRLGAGDPWVADLVGRRAVALGELERVDDAIIANQSALAIRERALGPGHPDALVSRSNIAMMLQRRGDLAGALAMHQQILDTRTRVLGASDPSVAVTLDAIAFIERTAGRHAEAEALLRRAISIRERSLPPGHPDRGRSHRALAPVLVALGRMDEAVQLAERGVLLTIEAVGPDHPDVATAWSTMLQVAQAVGRDELAQRAQREIARVRAISRR from the coding sequence TTGCGCGCCGCTACCATTGCGGCCGTGACAATCCGCTCGTGGGCGCTGGTCGCGATGGTGCTCTCGCTCGCTCCGCCGCTCGCCGCCACGGCGCCGGTCGCGTCCGCACAGAGGCGGGAGCGCGCGCCGATCCCAGCGATGGTGCGCGGCTTGCGCAACGCGGCCGGCTACGCGGGCGTGGAGCGCGATCGGATCGCGGCGGAGCTGAGCGCGGCGATGCGCGCGATCGACGCGACGAGCGCGAGCGACGGATGCAAGGCGATCGCGCGACGGCGCGTCGAAGCGATCGCGGCCGCGGTGACCGAGAGCCCGGATCGCGCGGCGAGCCGCGCGTGGGAGGCGGCACGTCGCGCGGTCGCGTCGGCGGGCGAGTGCCGCGCGAGCGACGAAGCGCCGAGCGAGGCGCTGATCGCGCTCGAGGTCGCGGTGTGGCTCGGCGTGGTGTCGAACGGCGCGAGCGCCGAGGTGATGGTGCAGGACCCGGGGCCGCGCGCCCTCTTCGTGCGGGGCGCGGCGCTGCTCGCGTCGTCGCAGTGGGAGCTCGCGCGCGCGCGCTTCGAGGCAGGGCGCGCGGTGGTCGGCGACGCCGATCCGGTGCTCTCGGCGGATCTCGTGCGCGGCGTGGGCGAGGCGCACCTCGGTGCGATGCGCGACGCCGAGGGAGTGCGCGCGATCGAGGACGCCGCGTCGCGCGCGACGAGCGCGGCGGACGCAGGATGGCGCGCGCTCGTCGACGCGCAGGTCGCGCTCGGCATCGCGCACGCGCACGCGCGTCGGTTCGCGGACGCGCTCGCGGCGTACGATCGTGCGCTCTCGGTCGCGCAGTCGCGGCTCGGCGCGGGCGATCCCTGGGTCGCGGATCTGGTGGGCCGTCGCGCGGTGGCGCTCGGCGAGCTCGAGCGGGTCGACGACGCGATCATCGCCAACCAGAGCGCCCTCGCGATCCGCGAGCGCGCGCTCGGCCCGGGTCATCCCGACGCGCTCGTGTCGCGCTCGAACATCGCGATGATGCTCCAGCGGCGCGGCGATCTCGCGGGCGCGCTCGCGATGCACCAGCAAATCCTCGACACGCGCACGCGCGTGCTCGGTGCGAGCGATCCGAGCGTCGCGGTGACGCTCGACGCGATCGCGTTCATCGAGCGCACCGCAGGCCGTCACGCCGAGGCGGAGGCGCTGCTGCGACGTGCGATCTCGATCCGCGAGCGCTCGCTGCCGCCCGGCCATCCCGATCGCGGGCGCAGCCATCGCGCGCTCGCGCCGGTGCTCGTCGCGCTGGGCCGGATGGACGAGGCGGTGCAGCTCGCGGAGCGCGGCGTGCTGCTGACGATCGAAGCGGTCGGCCCCGATCATCCCGACGTCGCGACCGCGTGGTCGACGATGCTGCAGGTCGCGCAGGCGGTCGGCCGCGACGAGCTCGCGCAGCGCGCGCAGCGCGAGATCGCACGGGTTCGGGCGATCTCCCGCCGTTGA
- a CDS encoding TetR/AcrR family transcriptional regulator yields the protein MSSGRAKKKPTKSEPRSRAESSAETREALIRAGIELFASEGLDAPSLDAICARAGKTRGAFYVHFPDRDAFLAAVMERVGLPFLDVVLGSDDTPPTLTTVVQRFLVAVASGEYPLTAKDGVRPHQLLDACARSEPVRARYVALIESSIARLAAIVARGQDEKTLRDDVRPEDAAAILLAAVVGAQTLMELRASVDLGPAAAAMLAMLRRHPGPQE from the coding sequence ATGTCAAGCGGACGAGCGAAGAAGAAGCCCACCAAGAGCGAGCCGCGATCTCGCGCCGAGAGCAGCGCCGAGACGCGCGAGGCGCTGATCCGCGCGGGGATCGAGCTCTTCGCGTCCGAAGGCCTCGACGCGCCGAGCCTCGACGCGATCTGCGCGCGCGCCGGCAAGACGCGCGGCGCGTTCTACGTGCACTTCCCCGATCGCGATGCGTTCCTCGCCGCGGTGATGGAGCGCGTGGGGCTTCCGTTCCTCGACGTCGTGCTCGGGAGCGACGACACACCGCCCACGCTCACGACGGTGGTGCAGCGCTTCCTCGTCGCGGTCGCGAGCGGCGAGTACCCGCTCACCGCGAAGGACGGCGTGCGCCCGCACCAGCTCCTCGACGCGTGCGCGCGGAGCGAGCCCGTGCGCGCGCGCTACGTCGCGCTGATCGAGTCGTCGATCGCGCGGCTCGCCGCGATCGTCGCGCGCGGACAGGACGAGAAGACGCTGCGCGACGACGTGCGCCCCGAGGACGCGGCGGCGATCCTTCTCGCGGCCGTCGTCGGCGCGCAGACGCTGATGGAGCTGCGCGCGTCGGTGGACCTCGGGCCCGCCGCGGCGGCGATGCTCGCGATGTTGCGCCGTCACCCGGGACCGCAGGAGTAG